One part of the Microbulbifer sp. THAF38 genome encodes these proteins:
- a CDS encoding hemerythrin domain-containing protein, with the protein MLSFISGMFRGSKSSDSVDLEEKYTRSNYASAKGSRTISYDPTLIKALEDDHRTLIGIFQRMWSEGYEKQNYRQLSQLLTQFKSGFQAHLIKENVRFYVYLEQALAGDAHTLQVVKDFRTDMNEIANAVVQFCKRYNHEAFTPEMVRDFKMDYQKIGEALTRRTALEEKELYVLYQPS; encoded by the coding sequence ATGCTTAGCTTCATCTCCGGTATGTTCCGAGGTAGCAAGTCTTCCGACAGCGTCGACCTGGAAGAGAAATACACTCGCAGCAACTATGCCAGCGCCAAGGGCAGCCGAACCATTTCTTACGATCCAACACTGATCAAGGCGCTGGAAGATGACCATCGAACCCTGATTGGCATTTTCCAACGTATGTGGTCCGAGGGTTATGAAAAACAAAACTATCGCCAGCTCTCTCAGCTACTGACTCAATTCAAGTCCGGCTTTCAGGCACACCTGATCAAGGAAAATGTGCGCTTTTATGTCTACCTGGAGCAGGCTCTTGCCGGTGATGCGCACACTCTGCAAGTCGTAAAAGACTTCCGCACGGATATGAATGAAATCGCCAATGCCGTTGTGCAATTCTGTAAGCGCTACAACCACGAAGCCTTCACCCCAGAAATGGTTCGCGACTTCAAAATGGATTACCAAAAAATAGGTGAGGCATTGACTCGTCGCACCGCGCTGGAAGAAAAAGAACTTTACGTTCTCTACCAGCCATCCTAA
- a CDS encoding FAD-dependent oxidoreductase translates to MTELKSSAARQCSPGSARTSDSGYPIYVIVGTGPVGVRCAQKLLEFCDEAQIVIYGAETESPYNRVKLSQYLSRHVEREELDNPILGKSDHRLAEYIDRKILSIDRVKKTVTDAAGNIQPYTKLILATGSNPKIPAVPGADLPGVYPFRSLRNTNDLIALRERHADICVIGAGALGLEAATALKTPKNTVTLQSRGKLLSGLLGEEGEEFLKSSLAALGVELKVGSNLKSIERQGEKSTLQFADSESLCVDAIVLCTGIQPEVSLAQQAGLEIDRGVVVNEWMQTSDPDVYAIGECAEFDQKVYQLVRPGYEQAESCCSHIRRDHGGEILERPYSGSYTDIQLKIAHIPCAIMGDVASDNLQQQEGLQSHVFRNRFKGIYRRLFVKDGRILGAIYIGSWDEANSLRQAVAQEEKVSTRALKQFADEGRLFGQQTSNSIKSFPDSYLVCQCNSVSKGELCKAISEGKRTLNELQQATTAGSVCGSCRPLMAELLDAPVPNLVMRHAKGILITSIISLLLITLSFLMPPPPISHSVQSGQFWEKLWYDNFWKQVTGYTILALCLFTAALSLRKRWKKLSYGHVDHWRYAHSITGVIAVAALAVHTGFRMGQNLNLALMLVFLGVTATGSLVGVFMARNHHWTDLRLREHRKWWSYVHYALLWALPVLLAYHILAVYYF, encoded by the coding sequence ATGACTGAACTAAAAAGTTCAGCTGCTCGTCAATGTTCGCCAGGTAGCGCTCGCACCAGCGACAGCGGCTATCCAATATATGTGATTGTAGGCACTGGCCCAGTCGGAGTTCGCTGTGCACAAAAACTGCTTGAATTCTGTGACGAAGCGCAAATTGTCATCTATGGTGCCGAAACAGAATCGCCTTACAATCGGGTAAAACTATCTCAGTATCTATCCCGCCATGTGGAGCGAGAGGAACTCGATAATCCCATTCTCGGTAAGAGTGATCATCGGCTCGCAGAATATATCGATCGAAAAATCCTCTCTATCGATCGCGTCAAAAAAACGGTAACAGATGCTGCCGGTAATATTCAGCCCTACACCAAGCTGATCCTGGCCACTGGCTCCAACCCGAAGATCCCCGCAGTCCCCGGTGCGGATCTGCCCGGCGTTTATCCGTTTCGCAGCCTACGCAACACCAATGACCTGATTGCACTGCGGGAGCGACACGCCGATATATGTGTCATCGGCGCCGGCGCCTTGGGACTGGAGGCGGCAACCGCATTAAAAACACCGAAAAATACTGTCACGCTACAATCTCGCGGCAAATTACTGAGCGGCCTATTGGGTGAAGAAGGTGAGGAGTTTTTGAAATCCTCCCTTGCCGCCCTTGGTGTGGAATTGAAAGTTGGCTCAAACCTGAAATCCATTGAACGGCAAGGGGAAAAATCCACCCTGCAGTTCGCCGATAGTGAGAGCCTCTGTGTCGATGCTATTGTTCTCTGCACTGGCATCCAGCCAGAAGTCTCCCTCGCCCAACAGGCTGGGCTCGAAATTGACAGAGGGGTAGTTGTCAACGAATGGATGCAGACTTCCGACCCGGATGTCTACGCCATTGGGGAGTGCGCCGAGTTTGACCAGAAAGTTTATCAGCTGGTTCGCCCCGGCTACGAGCAAGCGGAAAGCTGCTGCTCGCATATTCGTCGCGACCATGGCGGCGAGATTTTGGAACGCCCTTACTCCGGCAGCTATACAGATATTCAACTCAAAATCGCCCATATTCCCTGTGCCATTATGGGGGATGTTGCCTCCGACAACCTTCAGCAGCAGGAAGGTTTGCAGAGCCATGTTTTCCGCAACCGTTTCAAGGGTATCTATCGCCGACTATTTGTTAAAGATGGACGCATTCTCGGTGCTATTTATATCGGAAGTTGGGACGAGGCAAACAGCCTGCGCCAAGCCGTGGCGCAGGAGGAAAAAGTCAGTACGCGAGCACTGAAGCAATTTGCGGACGAAGGCCGACTTTTCGGCCAACAGACTTCAAACAGTATTAAGAGCTTCCCCGACAGCTACCTGGTGTGCCAGTGCAATTCCGTCAGCAAAGGCGAATTGTGCAAGGCGATTTCCGAGGGCAAACGCACACTAAACGAACTGCAGCAGGCCACCACCGCAGGCTCTGTCTGCGGCAGCTGTCGCCCCTTAATGGCCGAGCTACTCGATGCGCCTGTGCCCAACCTGGTCATGCGCCATGCCAAGGGCATACTGATTACTTCGATCATTTCCCTTCTTTTGATCACCTTGTCATTCCTAATGCCGCCCCCACCGATATCCCACTCTGTGCAGAGCGGCCAGTTTTGGGAAAAACTCTGGTATGACAATTTCTGGAAACAGGTAACCGGCTACACCATTCTCGCACTTTGCTTGTTTACTGCCGCGCTGAGTCTGCGCAAACGCTGGAAAAAACTTTCCTACGGACATGTGGATCACTGGCGATACGCCCACAGTATCACCGGTGTGATTGCCGTGGCTGCCCTTGCTGTCCACACCGGCTTCCGCATGGGGCAAAACCTCAATCTTGCACTCATGCTCGTCTTCCTTGGCGTTACCGCTACCGGTTCCCTTGTCGGCGTCTTTATGGCCCGCAACCATCACTGGACCGACCTCAGGTTACGTGAACACCGCAAATGGTGGTCATACGTTCATTACGCCTTGCTTTGGGCACTGCCGGTACTCCTCGCCTATCACATTCTTGCGGTTTATTACTTCTAA
- a CDS encoding ammonia-forming cytochrome c nitrite reductase subunit c552, with product MKSYQFKFWHYGLLLTLIVGAYASYNLTADDKSLFITGEPTHGHHQIELACTSCHTDGFAGEESIQQSCLNCHAEELELADDSHPRKKFLDPRNAQLLETLDARQCISCHTEHKQQITREMGVSLAGDFCFHCHSEIAEERSSHQGMGFETCASAGCHNYHDNGTLYEDFLIAHVGQPDLLEDAKLPARTAMQSWLQEHPNSKPLKLQQADIHEETATAEIAAAWAQSPHAQAEVNCSSCHADGQMQFTSAEVVEQCASCHSDQRESFTQGKHGMRLSSKLPQEFVQQVGAMTPNQAWIPMQSDASGELSCTSCHSPHDVDLQFAAVEACLSCHSDEHSLAYKESPHFDTWQANSDNGVSCASCHLPRETHGEQVVVNHNQNHNLRPNEKMLPVCLNCHGAEFSLAALADKKLISQNFKHKPADKHETFDLIRDRIARISNSKKNETKSQ from the coding sequence ATGAAATCTTATCAATTTAAATTTTGGCACTACGGCCTGCTGTTGACCCTGATAGTGGGCGCTTATGCTTCGTATAACCTGACTGCAGATGACAAGTCCCTGTTTATCACCGGTGAACCCACCCATGGCCACCACCAGATAGAGCTCGCTTGCACCTCCTGTCATACCGATGGTTTTGCCGGTGAAGAATCTATTCAACAGTCTTGCCTGAACTGCCACGCAGAGGAACTGGAACTGGCCGATGACTCCCATCCCCGCAAAAAATTCCTCGACCCCCGCAATGCTCAATTGCTGGAAACCCTGGATGCACGCCAATGCATCAGCTGCCATACGGAACACAAGCAGCAGATTACCCGCGAAATGGGCGTCAGCCTGGCCGGAGATTTCTGCTTTCACTGTCACAGCGAAATTGCCGAAGAGCGTAGCAGCCACCAAGGCATGGGATTTGAAACCTGCGCCAGCGCCGGCTGCCACAACTACCACGATAACGGCACCCTCTACGAGGATTTCCTAATCGCCCATGTAGGGCAACCGGATCTACTTGAGGATGCAAAATTACCGGCGCGTACCGCCATGCAGTCCTGGTTGCAGGAACACCCGAATAGCAAACCATTAAAGTTGCAGCAGGCAGATATCCATGAAGAAACTGCAACTGCAGAAATCGCTGCGGCCTGGGCACAGAGCCCCCACGCACAGGCTGAGGTGAACTGCAGTAGTTGCCACGCCGATGGGCAGATGCAATTTACTAGCGCGGAAGTGGTAGAGCAGTGCGCAAGCTGCCATAGCGACCAGCGGGAATCCTTTACGCAGGGAAAACACGGCATGCGACTTTCTTCCAAGCTACCGCAAGAGTTTGTCCAGCAGGTCGGGGCCATGACGCCGAACCAGGCCTGGATACCCATGCAGTCTGACGCCTCAGGGGAGTTGAGCTGTACCAGCTGTCACAGCCCGCACGATGTCGATTTACAGTTCGCCGCAGTGGAAGCCTGCCTCAGTTGCCACAGCGATGAACACAGCCTGGCTTACAAAGAGTCACCGCACTTCGACACTTGGCAGGCAAACTCGGATAACGGCGTCAGCTGTGCCAGCTGCCACTTGCCGAGGGAAACCCATGGTGAGCAAGTCGTTGTTAACCACAACCAGAATCACAATCTCCGCCCCAACGAAAAAATGTTACCCGTCTGCCTGAACTGCCATGGGGCGGAGTTTTCCCTGGCGGCTCTCGCAGACAAAAAATTGATCTCACAGAATTTCAAGCATAAGCCCGCGGACAAACACGAAACGTTTGACTTAATTCGCGACCGCATTGCGAGAATTTCCAATAGCAAAAAAAATGAAACTAAATCCCAATAG
- a CDS encoding DUF3365 domain-containing protein, with translation MRIAACFIAGLALLTGCEKNQGVAPERMADAIFAVIEADRANYTNKVVNRLQNEEKVLDADEHWQDKKLLPLPAQMMRMGAERVAEKGSGFSYALLSLWPVNKQNKPRTDMEKQGLQYVIDNPGENFYGRETLGDTEYFTAVYADVGVSPACVSCHNDHADSPRDNFELGETMGGVVIRIPL, from the coding sequence ATGCGTATTGCCGCTTGTTTTATCGCCGGACTGGCTCTACTTACTGGTTGTGAAAAAAACCAGGGAGTTGCACCTGAGCGAATGGCGGATGCCATCTTTGCCGTTATTGAGGCAGACAGGGCAAACTACACCAACAAGGTTGTTAACCGTTTACAAAATGAGGAAAAAGTCCTGGATGCCGATGAGCATTGGCAGGATAAAAAACTGCTGCCGCTGCCCGCACAAATGATGCGCATGGGCGCTGAGCGAGTTGCAGAAAAGGGTTCTGGCTTCAGTTATGCACTGCTGTCTCTATGGCCGGTGAACAAACAAAACAAGCCTCGCACCGATATGGAAAAGCAGGGCCTGCAGTATGTAATCGACAACCCAGGTGAAAACTTTTACGGCCGTGAAACATTGGGTGATACCGAATACTTCACCGCGGTTTATGCCGATGTGGGCGTATCCCCCGCTTGTGTCAGCTGCCACAATGACCATGCCGACAGCCCGCGCGATAATTTCGAACTCGGCGAAACCATGGGTGGCGTGGTTATCCGTATACCACTCTAA